From Dethiosulfovibrio russensis, a single genomic window includes:
- a CDS encoding transposase, producing MARYSKEQKEAIKKRMMPPENMSIPKLSKETGITVTTLYNWRKELRASGKAAPCEEANDGQSFKVRELMHEVAYFRRSEGKTRTTDRCLGSP from the coding sequence ATGGCTAGGTACAGCAAAGAACAAAAAGAGGCAATCAAAAAGAGAATGATGCCGCCGGAGAACATGTCCATACCTAAGTTATCGAAGGAGACGGGCATAACGGTGACCACCCTCTACAACTGGAGAAAAGAGCTCCGTGCGTCCGGCAAGGCCGCTCCCTGCGAGGAGGCAAACGATGGCCAGAGCTTCAAGGTCAGGGAGCTTATGCATGAGGTTGCTTACTTCAGGCGATCTGAGGGGAAAACGAGGACGACTGATCGGTGCCTCGGATCGCCGTAA
- a CDS encoding IS66 family transposase — MSLVQRDDKGSSTCNRDYAYISVEKKRGYDGMVASGILPWFRGIAVHDFWRPYERFDVNHVYCNAHLIRELRAIHENTGQEWASDLKKLLVWAQHKKKEFIAAGKDRFSPYCCRYRIDKPFDELLASGLAQNPLPTGKGARGRPKKGKARNLLERFRDPTCQNRCRMID; from the coding sequence CTGTCCCTTGTCCAGCGAGACGATAAGGGGTCATCTACCTGTAACCGTGACTACGCCTATATCTCCGTCGAGAAGAAGCGAGGCTACGATGGAATGGTCGCCTCCGGGATACTTCCCTGGTTCAGGGGGATAGCTGTCCATGACTTCTGGCGTCCCTACGAGAGATTTGACGTTAACCACGTCTACTGCAACGCCCATCTTATAAGGGAGCTAAGGGCCATCCACGAGAACACTGGACAGGAATGGGCCTCAGACCTGAAAAAGCTCCTAGTATGGGCTCAGCACAAAAAGAAGGAGTTTATCGCGGCCGGTAAGGACCGTTTTTCACCTTATTGCTGCCGATACAGGATCGACAAGCCCTTCGATGAATTACTTGCCTCCGGTCTGGCTCAAAACCCTCTACCTACTGGAAAGGGGGCAAGAGGCAGGCCCAAAAAAGGCAAGGCCAGGAACCTCCTGGAGAGATTTAGGGACCCTACCTGCCAAAATAGGTGTCGCATGATAGACTAG
- a CDS encoding DUF6444 domain-containing protein has product MFQKPTYEELFEENQMLKAIIKSLSERISELEAILKQNSQTSSKPPSSDGYKKPKPTSSRKKSDKSKGAQKGHKGSGLQLPHEPDKIVEHLPSQCEICEHKDV; this is encoded by the coding sequence TCTTCGAGGAAAACCAGATGCTCAAGGCGATAATCAAGAGCCTCAGCGAGAGGATCTCAGAGCTCGAAGCCATCCTGAAACAAAACAGCCAGACCAGCTCCAAGCCTCCTTCCAGCGACGGCTATAAAAAGCCCAAGCCTACCAGCTCCCGGAAGAAAAGCGACAAGAGTAAAGGGGCCCAGAAGGGCCATAAAGGAAGTGGCCTTCAGCTTCCCCATGAGCCGGATAAAATCGTGGAGCACCTGCCCTCACAGTGCGAGATCTGCGAACATAAGGATGTCTGA